The following coding sequences lie in one Maribacter forsetii DSM 18668 genomic window:
- a CDS encoding putative porin gives MKYIILVLFCLIASVGISQDVIEKSEKERDSLLRPKKTKPINPKDKLQNDSIVLTIEDYKIISFERDTTFLDTTLTIKKEYKYNYLREDDFELMPFGNIGQAYNELGVDFERVASYPSLGAKAKDRKYLEKEQINYYNVATPMTELFFKTTLEQGQLLDANLTFNTSRRLNFSIGYTGFRSLGKYNDTQIESGNFITTTNYLSKNGRYVLRAHIAAQNIFSEENGGLSDKEEQFESGDEDFINRPRVDVYLDDASNKILGKRYYLDHTYKLVRTQLDSTRFEKTSLSLGHIFDYETKYYQFVETVSDTLFGDAILSTIDDKAILKTFYNEVNAEFYNRTLGKLTGGVNVYNYDYYFNSRLTQADGAVIPSRLNGTEFGIVGRYEKRIGEFDFKADLKYNISGELAGNLFNASASYNINKKNKLRFSLHTSSRMPNFNYLLYQSEYLNYNWNNSEVFEKERASSLKGELLSKTWGNLMVKYSNLDNYTYFAPVSDATIEDDMENAFIKPLQESNTVSHLKVKYEKEFKVGMFALNNTVMYQNVTQDTQVLNVPQLVTRNTLYFSSDVFKKAMYLQTGITFKYFSSYNMNGYNPILGEFYVQNKEELGGYPLLDFFINARIKQTRVYLKAEHFNAAFSGYDYYAAPNYPYRDFVIRFGLVWNFFS, from the coding sequence ATGAAATATATAATTCTAGTTTTATTCTGTTTAATTGCTTCGGTTGGTATAAGTCAAGATGTAATCGAAAAGTCTGAAAAAGAGAGAGATTCGCTTCTGCGTCCTAAAAAGACTAAGCCTATAAATCCAAAAGATAAATTACAAAATGATTCAATTGTTTTAACGATAGAGGATTATAAAATTATTTCATTTGAAAGAGACACTACTTTTTTGGATACCACACTAACTATTAAAAAAGAATACAAGTATAATTATCTGCGAGAAGATGATTTTGAGCTAATGCCGTTTGGTAATATTGGTCAAGCATACAATGAATTGGGTGTTGATTTTGAAAGAGTAGCGAGTTATCCAAGCTTAGGGGCAAAGGCAAAAGACCGAAAATACTTAGAGAAAGAACAAATTAATTATTATAATGTTGCCACGCCAATGACCGAGTTGTTTTTTAAAACAACCTTGGAGCAAGGTCAGCTCTTAGATGCGAATTTGACATTTAATACCTCCAGAAGGTTAAATTTCTCCATAGGGTATACTGGTTTTCGTTCGCTTGGTAAGTATAATGATACTCAAATAGAATCTGGCAATTTTATTACGACAACAAATTACTTGTCTAAAAACGGAAGATATGTATTAAGGGCGCATATAGCTGCTCAGAATATTTTTTCTGAGGAAAATGGCGGTCTGTCCGATAAAGAAGAGCAGTTTGAATCTGGTGATGAAGATTTTATTAATAGACCAAGGGTAGATGTTTATTTAGATGATGCAAGTAATAAAATATTAGGTAAAAGATATTACTTGGACCATACCTACAAATTAGTGAGAACACAGTTAGATTCTACTCGTTTCGAAAAAACTTCATTGTCTTTGGGTCATATATTTGATTATGAAACTAAATATTATCAATTTGTAGAGACAGTTAGTGATACTTTATTTGGTGATGCTATTTTAAGTACTATTGATGATAAGGCTATTTTAAAGACCTTTTATAATGAAGTTAATGCTGAATTCTACAATAGAACCCTAGGAAAGTTAACAGGGGGTGTTAATGTATATAATTATGATTATTATTTCAATAGCCGTCTTACGCAAGCAGATGGTGCCGTTATTCCAAGCAGATTAAATGGAACAGAGTTTGGGATAGTAGGTAGGTATGAAAAACGAATAGGTGAATTTGATTTTAAAGCTGATTTAAAGTATAATATTTCAGGAGAATTAGCGGGTAACCTATTTAATGCGTCGGCTTCGTATAACATTAATAAGAAGAATAAGTTGAGATTCTCTTTGCATACCTCTAGTAGAATGCCAAATTTCAATTATCTATTATACCAAAGTGAATATCTCAATTATAATTGGAACAATAGTGAAGTGTTCGAGAAAGAACGTGCTAGTAGTTTAAAAGGAGAATTGCTTTCCAAAACTTGGGGTAATCTTATGGTTAAGTATAGCAATCTAGATAACTATACCTATTTCGCCCCGGTTTCAGATGCTACTATTGAAGATGATATGGAAAATGCATTCATAAAACCTTTACAAGAGAGCAATACCGTTTCGCATTTAAAGGTGAAGTATGAAAAAGAATTCAAGGTAGGTATGTTTGCATTGAACAATACTGTTATGTATCAGAATGTAACTCAAGATACCCAAGTATTAAATGTGCCTCAGTTGGTAACAAGGAATACCCTGTATTTTTCTTCAGATGTATTTAAGAAAGCAATGTACTTGCAAACCGGTATTACATTTAAATATTTCTCCAGTTATAATATGAATGGTTACAATCCTATACTCGGTGAGTTCTATGTACAGAATAAAGAAGAGTTAGGTGGGTATCCTTTATTGGATTTCTTTATTAATGCCCGTATAAAACAAACCAGGGTTTATTTAAAAGCGGAACACTTTAATGCCGCTTTTTCTGGGTATGACTATTACGCCGCACCTAATTATCCATACCGTGATTTTGTAATACGCTTTGGTTTAGTATGGAATTTCTTTTCTTAA